The Drosophila sechellia strain sech25 chromosome 2L, ASM438219v1, whole genome shotgun sequence region CGCCAGGTGGCAACCATCACCGGCCATGTGTGAGGGTGGAGCATGTTTTTGGTCATTGTGATGGGATGAGGATGATCTGTGGTTACCCACACCCAGTGGATGAGCCAGCGGTGTGGCAGTAGAAATAGGAGTAGGAGTGGTAGTTACTGGCAAAGGCGATGCATTGGGCTTGCTGACTGAGTTGGtgggaggtggtggtggtgttgtgGTATTGTTGGTGGATGAGGCGACGTAGACGGCATCCAGCCGGAGTCCATTTCCCACAACCGAGTTACTGTTAGCGTTAGAAGTATGATTTCCATTTGTGGCACTGCGCGGTGAGGTGAGCAGATCCTGCAGCGATCTGGCGGTGTTGTCTTTGGTGGTTCTACTAGTGGTTGAGttcgtggtggtggtgttcGGCGACGTCAGACTGTCGGCACTTGCCTCGTTTTGACTCGCTTTCTGCTCACCGTGCTCTAAAATGGAGGCGGCACTGGCTTTCGTCGTATTGGCTTGTGGCTTTCCGCCCGCCAACGCCAAAGCAAGTCCGCTCAGAGCGCTGGCGTTCGGAGTGGGCGAGTGCTGGGCCTCCTGGATGGCCCGCTGCAGCAGTCCGGCCGAGATGGCCGGACTCGTTCCGGCGGAGCCGGAGTTGGGCGACGACTGTGACTGCGTCTGCGACAGGCACATGGCCGCAAAGACCTTGTTCATGTAGAATTGTGGATTACCGCCCACGGATACTTGCAGTGGAGAAGTGCTGGAGTTCCCAGAGTTGGACTTCGGATAGCTGGCGTCCTGGTAGTGAATCTTCACGTGCGCCAGCACAGCATCGCGATTCTGGTGCCTATTGGTTGAATGTAAAACATCAGTACATGAAAATAGTAGTTTCCCCCCTTTCCGGAACTCACCCGAAGTTACACTTGCGGCACCGATAGACGGTCCTCTTCTCATTGCCCTCCTGGTGGACCTCGGTGATCAGGTCGTCGCTGGGCTTGCCCTGCATCACGGATGCTTGATTGGATCGCTTCACCGGAGAAATGGTCACAGAGGGCGTGATCATCGTGGACTGGTGCTCCttctgctggtgctgctggtgttgctgttgcgccATGGCGGCATTCATCATGGTGGCCAGCAAGGGAATCCGTATTAGGTTGTCCGCCAAATGGGCATCGTCCAGTACATTGGGTTTGTTGGGAAGCACTGGTTCCAATGTGATATCCTGCCCGGAAACTGAGCCGACTTTGGCATAGTCCTTGAGGAAGGCCAACGAGGCCACCTGGTTCGGTGTCATCTCGCCGGACTTCATCAGTTTGGGATCACCATCCTCCTCAGTTACCTTCATCAGGGTAATGTATTTGTTGTACTTGGTGTAGTTCCTACGGCCCGTCTCGTCGTTCATCAGAACCTTGGCCGTCTTGTGCGAGGGATCGCGGATCGTCTTCAATCGGATGTGCTTGGTGATGTCCCAGCGCCAGTTGGAGCGGTACGAGCAGAGGGAGCACTCAAAGGGCTTCTTGTTTAGATGGCCCACGATGTGGACGTGGAAGCGGGACGCCGTGGAGGCCCAGAAGCTGCAGTGCGGACACTTGTACACCTTCTTCAGCGAGGAGTTGGCTGCCTCTTCCTCCGGTGTCATCTTTTTGGTTACCTGCAGTGCGTGAAAGAGTCAAATTTCATTTTGACGTGGCATATGCTCGTGCTGGGTCAGGGGATTCGACAAAATGATACCCTAAGAAACTGAGGAAACCAAACAGTTAAGATTCTAATCCTTGCAGTTAAATCTCCGAACTAATCTTCTTTAAAGAAATCTTCTTATCCCAATGAAAAAAGTCCTAATAAAATAGTCTTTTCTTCTAAAAAgttaataaaaactttaaatttaacattttttttttattttccaataaaTACATAACTGTGGGGGAACTGTGCTAAGTGGACTCCGGACTTACCTCGCCGTATCCGGGTGCCGTTTCTACGCCGTAGTAGCTGTTCTCCTCGTTGCTGGCCGCCTGACTTCCGGTTGGGGACTTGACCAGGTTGTGGTTGTTCTTCTCCTGCTGCATGgatgcggctgctgcggcGACAATCTCCTTGGTGGCCTTGTTCCAGATGCACACCCGCTGCTGCTGGACGGCCGCCTGCTGCTGGAGGCTCTGCGAGTCCGGGCGCCGATCGCCGCTCTCGCCGGAATTCGAGTCGTACATCTCGTTGGCGCAACGGATCGCCTCGACGCACTGCTTCAGATGGTGCATCAGATCCGTGGAGGACTTGCAGCGGTGCCGGCAGTGCTGGCAACGCGTCGATCCTGTCACACTGAGATTCAGGGCCGAATGGGAGTGATGGTCCTCGTCGTCCTCATCGATCTCCAGCCGATCGTCGGCATCGTCCTCGTGCAGTCCAGCATCATCCTCGTCGATGATCACCGCCGAGGCGTGACAGCTCTTGCCGTGGATGATCGACTCCGAAAGGCACTTGGCCACATGACCGCACTGGCACACCAGATTCTCGTGCTGCGCCCCAGTCTTCAGTTTGTCCATGAAGCTGGACTTCTTGGTCATTTGGCTGCGCGTCGAGTTCTGGGAGGCCACCGTCGTTGCCGGCGACAATTGTGGCACATCCGACTTGTCAAGCATCTCCGAGATCTGTTTCTCATTGAAGAACATGGAGGCAATCTCCGTTAGGGAACTGCGCGAGGCATTCGTCTCCTTCGAAAGGTTTAATACGCTGAGGAGAAGGAAAGAAATGTGATTAGGATTGTTTGGTGATCTTTCTTTGGTGATGGGGGGTCTTAAGATACTTACTCTTTGGCCCCCTTGCTGATCGGTATGAGATTGGGCATGGTTCGCTGTGCCCTCGGCGTGGGCGTGCCCACACTGGAGGTGTCCGAGGAGCATCCGCCCTTCTGCGAGAGATCTGTGGGCTCCTCCTCATCATCGTACTTGCTCCGTTTGCCATAGTGATGGAGGTGAATCGGTTGCTCCTCCCCTCCGCTCATTGCGTCGTCGGCATCCTCGACGCCGTCCAGTTCGTCATCgacattgttgttgttgtattgATCCTCCAGCTCGGCGGAATCGCTGAGGAAGTCCTCGCACATCTCGCTCGCTCCGACTTTATTCTGGCGTCTTGGCCAAATGGAGCCGGCATTGCCGACTGGCGGCACATGGTGGTTCATCTCGTGGACCGTCAGCGATTGCTTGATGTCCGCGGTAAAGTCGCAGGCGGCGCATTTAAAGGCTCCCGCACCGCCGTGATTCTTCATGTGCCTGTCCAGATTCCATTTGTAGGGCGTGCGGAAGTCGCAGGTGACGCACTTGATCATCGGCATGGAGTGATACTTGACGTGCTTGCTGAAGCGCGCCTTGATGTGGGTCACATAGCTGCACTTGTCGCAGCGGAAGAACTTGGTCTTGCCGTGCTCGGCCAGCTCGTGGGCTCGCAGTTGGGTTCGATAAAGGGTGGTGAACTCGCAGGCGCTGCACTTGAGCAGCCGGTTCTGGGGCTCCTCCCCGTTGGAGGGTGGCGTTGCCGAGCCACTGGTGGGCGAAGGAGTTGGTGGTTCGGCGGGCGACTGGCGCTCGTAGTCGCGAAGGACTTGCATTTGTCGCTCATACGCACTGGTGGCCACCAGTTCCAGTTCCCGCTGCTGTTCGCGCTGCTGCTCCTCGCGCTGTCGCTGGTTGAAGGCCTGAATGTCCCGCTGCAGCTTCTCCTCCTGCAGGAGCAGCTCCCGCTTCACTTGCTCCAGCGTGGGCACATCCGGCACCGTGACTGTCAGGGATTGGCCACCCATTACACCCACGCTCTCCTCCAGTCGCCGCTTGCGTGCCTCCCGGCTCATACCCCTCTTGCCCCTGGCCTGACCATGACCACTGGGAATGCCGTCCGTGCAGCCGTGCACCATCTTCATGTGCCGCACCAGCTTCTGGAAATGTCGCGAGGCGTACAGGCACAGCTTGCACTTGTTGATCACTATCTTCTCGCCGTGCACGTCGCGCAGGTGCGTCAAGTGGTACCGCGGATTTTGTGTGAAGTACGCACAGTGGTTGCAGCTATAGTTCCGCTTGATCTTGCACTGCGGCAGGCCCTCCTCCTTGGCATCCATGCCAATGGCAACctgctgtggctgctgttgctgctgctgctgcacgcTGTTCACAACGGCAACTGCAGCTGCCGCTTGGCGCTGTTGTTGCAGCAACTGCTGCAGCCGGAAGCGCTCCACATGTCGCTCCAGTAGTGATGAGCCCGCCTGTGCTGCTGGCGTATTGCTGGTCGAGTTGCTCGTCATGTGTCCCGTGTTCCCGCTGGCGGGTTGGTGGCCACCCTGCTCCGTATACAGCTGATTGCCGCTGACCACGCTGCGCACGATCAGCGTGTCTCCTGAACGCTGCACCATTGAAGGCAGGTCCATGTTGCTCCCGGTCTGATGGTCTTCTGTCCTGGCAACTCCCTCAAGACTGGCTAGTGGTTAGCTGCAAGAGGGGGAAATGTAATCCAGTTAGATGTGGTTGAAAGTAATCTCATTTAAGCCACATGGCAGCTACACCATCGTGGAATGTTTGCTCCCTTTATTCAATATGGTGAAACTCTATTTAACTCTTTAAGTTGAGATGACCCATTTTAAGCATCAGTTAAAGGCAAATTATTAAGCAACCAATGTTAAATATTCCGCCAGTTCTTTATACTACCACTATCGTATTCTTGGGCATCAAACTGGAAAAAAGGACAGAGGAAATGAAATCCCATATGCGATACAAAGGATGTCTTAAATGCAGATTTCAACACTTGCCCAACTCATTACACATACATTAACACAGGCACACATGAATCGCCgcctgtgtctgtgtgtgtcagtctcataaatatttcagcattttcccctCGAAACGCCAACATCCCCCGCTCCGGGCAACCTTTATCAGCAAAAGTTGGTTCGCTTTTGCCAACTTGCTTGGCAggatattaaaatgaaatgttttctGTCCGCCGAAAATGCGACAAAGTAGCGTAAAATCAACAGAAAGTCGGGGAAATTGGGcaacggaaaatggaaaatcattCGAGAGTTTTGACAGGGAAAACGAACCCAAAGAGTCGCCTCAAATCTCAGAGGTAAACGTATTGTAGTTTGTGCGTAACACAAATCCATTTTGGGGCTAATTGGAGTTGGCCAAGTTGAAAAAGGGAAACGGAGGATGAGTCCGAGTAAGGGAGCTGGAAAATTTCAATGCTCCCACACAAGCCCATACTTATAAAGGGTCAGGATCCAATGAAGGtcaactttttttttccaagtgGAGCCACCGTTTGCATGAGTGCACTGGAAGGGAGGAAATACGTGGGCGCTTTCCCCACTTGCGGCTAATCCTTGGGGTGTCGTTTTTA contains the following coding sequences:
- the LOC6617792 gene encoding uncharacterized protein LOC6617792 isoform X5; its protein translation is MDLPSMVQRSGDTLIVRSVVSGNQLYTEQGGHQPASGNTGHMTSNSTSNTPAAQAGSSLLERHVERFRLQQLLQQQRQAAAAVAVVNSVQQQQQQQPQQVAIGMDAKEEGLPQCKIKRNYSCNHCAYFTQNPRYHLTHLRDVHGEKIVINKCKLCLYASRHFQKLVRHMKMVHGCTDGIPSGHGQARGKRGMSREARKRRLEESVGVMGGQSLTVTVPDVPTLEQVKRELLLQEEKLQRDIQAFNQRQREEQQREQQRELELVATSAYERQMQVLRDYERQSPAEPPTPSPTSGSATPPSNGEEPQNRLLKCSACEFTTLYRTQLRAHELAEHGKTKFFRCDKCSYVTHIKARFSKHVKYHSMPMIKCVTCDFRTPYKWNLDRHMKNHGGAGAFKCAACDFTADIKQSLTVHEMNHHVPPVGNAGSIWPRRQNKVGASEMCEDFLSDSAELEDQYNNNNVDDELDGVEDADDAMSGGEEQPIHLHHYGKRSKYDDEEEPTDLSQKGGCSSDTSSVGTPTPRAQRTMPNLIPISKGAKDVLNLSKETNASRSSLTEIASMFFNEKQISEMLDKSDVPQLSPATTVASQNSTRSQMTKKSSFMDKLKTGAQHENLVCQCGHVAKCLSESIIHGKSCHASAVIIDEDDAGLHEDDADDRLEIDEDDEDHHSHSALNLSVTGSTRCQHCRHRCKSSTDLMHHLKQCVEAIRCANEMYDSNSGESGDRRPDSQSLQQQAAVQQQRVCIWNKATKEIVAAAAASMQQEKNNHNLVKSPTGSQAASNEENSYYGVETAPGYGEVTKKMTPEEEAANSSLKKVYKCPHCSFWASTASRFHVHIVGHLNKKPFECSLCSYRSNWRWDITKHIRLKTIRDPSHKTAKVLMNDETGRRNYTKYNKYITLMKVTEEDGDPKLMKSGEMTPNQVASLAFLKDYAKVGSVSGQDITLEPVLPNKPNVLDDAHLADNLIRIPLLATMMNAAMAQQQHQQHQQKEHQSTMITPSVTISPVKRSNQASVMQGKPSDDLITEVHQEGNEKRTVYRCRKCNFGHQNRDAVLAHVKIHYQDASYPKSNSGNSSTSPLQVSVGGNPQFYMNKVFAAMCLSQTQSQSSPNSGSAGTSPAISAGLLQRAIQEAQHSPTPNASALSGLALALAGGKPQANTTKASAASILEHGEQKASQNERHCRLKHSGDIRIETLERGASVSANAPPIYRPLGAGASNESQSHIHNPSNPITSNILKSGSNTNANSNMNSNSAQPLLLTTKQLEQIFHTPLSASAAAVVNAANTQQDIQAAAAYWAAACKAVVANSSADELLQLQQNDQIEITRLPTAAEHSIGSSGGGNNTKSKQQKCPVCPYISESKSQMNYHVSLHKPTQYECRLCTFVCAKKQHLSSHMRTMHQQQMVASGAGAAAGAAGGVGGGGAASLGLDFSVALQLAAAAKQVQQLPASTPLSIDLSQIQMDAASDAELNPQQLPPEYQYKLISYCPRCPARFAQKHNDERNAKQELEQHLLAHSDQEPEDQDPSYVCAYCEYRTSEETLLQLHRAVHMSHYQEKCQELYRNCKEDVEYPAPKLLQLTGPETIWVVDNELSLQLLQQTTGGAVSTSTGGFDNQNSLLKKQLESGGGQMIALPREVSVTKNETEAPEEDEERRSSSTPSTSASVATSDLAADGSSDAGSVDMPQSIPAPERCLHCPFETQHHEELMQHLQKHACVNPPPPNYQKCAHCDYNANEEAEMEEHTALHFNASEKLKSVEFFTCYDQLEISVEQELEETADSKAEQTEHNNNQDNVMNANVQQQQQPSSNSPDEQPSDEGMEESSAKKSSTKLILYKNDGGLSVKLSQDEGANSESQKSENISDRLRRRILRGSANQTEDATSTSGQERPATPDKMILVNAQTGKVISRK
- the LOC6617792 gene encoding uncharacterized protein LOC6617792 isoform X6; protein product: MDLPSMVQRSGDTLIVRSVVSGNQLYTEQGGHQPASGNTGHMTSNSTSNTPAAQAGSSLLERHVERFRLQQLLQQQRQAAAAVAVVNSVQQQQQQQPQQVAIGMDAKEEGLPQCKIKRNYSCNHCAYFTQNPRYHLTHLRDVHGEKIVINKCKLCLYASRHFQKLVRHMKMVHGCTDGIPSGHGQARGKRGMSREARKRRLEESVGVMGGQSLTVTVPDVPTLEQVKRELLLQEEKLQRDIQAFNQRQREEQQREQQRELELVATSAYERQMQVLRDYERQSPAEPPTPSPTSGSATPPSNGEEPQNRLLKCSACEFTTLYRTQLRAHELAEHGKTKFFRCDKCSYVTHIKARFSKHVKYHSMPMIKCVTCDFRTPYKWNLDRHMKNHGGAGAFKCAACDFTADIKQSLTVHEMNHHVPPVGNAGSIWPRRQNKVGASEMCEDFLSDSAELEDQYNNNNVDDELDGVEDADDAMSGGEEQPIHLHHYGKRSKYDDEEEPTDLSQKGGCSSDTSSVGTPTPRAQRTMPNLIPISKGAKDVLNLSKETNASRSSLTEIASMFFNEKQISEMLDKSDVPQLSPATTVASQNSTRSQMTKKSSFMDKLKTGAQHENLVCQCGHVAKCLSESIIHGKSCHASAVIIDEDDAGLHEDDADDRLEIDEDDEDHHSHSALNLSVTGSTRCQHCRHRCKSSTDLMHHLKQCVEAIRCANEMYDSNSGESGDRRPDSQSLQQQAAVQQQRVCIWNKATKEIVAAAAASMQQEKNNHNLVKSPTGSQAASNEENSYYGVETAPGYGEVTKKMTPEEEAANSSLKKVYKCPHCSFWASTASRFHVHIVGHLNKKPFECSLCSYRSNWRWDITKHIRLKTIRDPSHKTAKVLMNDETGRRNYTKYNKYITLMKVTEEDGDPKLMKSGEMTPNQVASLAFLKDYAKVGSVSGQDITLEPVLPNKPNVLDDAHLADNLIRIPLLATMMNAAMAQQQHQQHQQKEHQSTMITPSVTISPVKRSNQASVMQGKPSDDLITEVHQEGNEKRTVYRCRKCNFGHQNRDAVLAHVKIHYQDASYPKSNSGNSSTSPLQVSVGGNPQFYMNKVFAAMCLSQTQSQSSPNSGSAGTSPAISAGLLQRAIQEAQHSPTPNASALSGLALALAGGKPQANTTKASAASILEHAALSLKAFRGYSDRDP